One window of Candidatus Zixiibacteriota bacterium genomic DNA carries:
- a CDS encoding ribbon-helix-helix domain-containing protein gives MDQEQRVSSSKKSKPEVVTFKADEALLDAMKGIPNRSEFIRSAVLAALDSTCPLCGGTGILTPHQKQHLTELEQDHSIEECGDCHEMHIVCARQNRKRQNG, from the coding sequence ATGGATCAGGAGCAGCGAGTGAGCTCAAGCAAAAAGAGCAAACCTGAGGTTGTGACATTCAAGGCTGATGAGGCGCTACTGGATGCTATGAAGGGGATTCCGAACAGGTCGGAGTTCATCAGGTCGGCAGTCCTCGCCGCTTTGGACAGTACGTGCCCTCTTTGCGGTGGGACCGGAATCCTGACACCGCATCAAAAGCAGCATCTCACGGAGCTTGAGCAGGATCACTCAATAGAAGAGTGCGGCGATTGCCATGAGATGCATATTGTATGTGCGAGACAGAACAGGAAACGGCAGAATGGATAA